One genomic window of Cheilinus undulatus linkage group 7, ASM1832078v1, whole genome shotgun sequence includes the following:
- the LOC121512338 gene encoding cytochrome P450 2J6-like: MDSLSSVVGAYVTWDVKSLLLFIAMFILTIDYIKNRRPASFPPGPRALPIVGNIFSVDHSRTHESLTQLSEKYGDVFSLRMGQEWMVVLNGFEVLKEALVNQGDSLSDRPPLSLYMDMSNGLGVILSNGHLWKQQRRFALSTLRNFGLGKKTLEPVILDELTYCLKKLKSYEGKPFNPHLHINNAVSNIICSMVFGHRFEYTDKKFRTLIGDFEKVIVIQTSIWAQFYNSFPKLMRYMPGKHHTFLKVCSDIKDFIREELKDHRQHWDPSDQRDYIDCYLNEIEMNKGKADSTFDEENLVECVLDLFLAGSETTSTTLRWAFLYMAKYPEIQAKVQAEIDRVIGQSRPPSMEDRVNLPYTEAVIHEVQRMGNIVPLSVPHMTNRDVQLRGYTIPKGITVIPNLTTALFDKNEWETPFTFNPRHFLNEEGKFVKQAAFIPFSAGKRLCLGENLAKMELFLFFTSFMQHFTFSMPAGVKPVLDFIYGITLAPCHYEICATPRM; this comes from the exons atggattcacTGTCTTCTGTAGTTGGAGCTTATGTGACCTGGGATGTCAAAAGTTTGCTTCTCTTCATTGCAATGTTTATCCTCACTATAGATTATATTAAGAACCGCCGACCTGCAAGCTTCCCTCCAGGACCACGGGCTCTACCTATCGTTGGCAACATCTTCTCTGTAGACCACAGCAGGACCCATGAGAGTCTGACACAG TTATCAGAGAAATATGGAGATGTGTTCAGCCTGAGAATGGGTCAGGAGTGGATGGTGGTCTTGAATGGCTTTGAGGTTCTGAAAGAAGCTCTTGTAAATCAGGGGGACAGTTTGTCTGACCGCCCACCCCTTTCTCTGTATATGGACATGTCCAATGGTCTAG GTGTTATCTTAAGCAATGGACACTTGTGGAAGCAGCAGAGACGTTTTGCTCTTTCAACCCTCAGAAATTTTGGACTTGGCAAGAAGACACTTGAGCCTGTGATTCTTGATGAATTAACATAttgtttaaagaaattaaagagtTATGAAG gTAAGCCCTTCAATCCCCACCTCCACATAAACAACGCTGTCTCCAACATTATCTGCTCCATGGTTTTCGGGCATCGCTTTGAGTACACTGATAAGAAGTTCAGGACGCTGATAGGTGACTTTGAAAAAGTGATTGTGATTCAGACATCAATTTGGGCACAG TTTTACAACTCATTCCCTAAACTGATGAGATACATGCCAGGGAAACATCATACATTCCTGAAAGTTTGTAGTGATATAAAGGACTTCATAAGAGAAGAGCTTAAGGATCACAGGCAACACTGGGATCCCTCAGACCAAAGAGACTACATCGACTGCTACCTGAATGAGATAGAGATG AACAAGGGGAAGGCTGACAGCACTTTTGATGAAGAGAACTTGGTAGAATGTGTCTTGGATCTTTTCTTGGCTGGTTCAGAGACCACATCCACCACCCTCCGCTGGGCTTTCCTCTACATGGCAAAGTACCCTGAGATCCAGG CAAAAGTCCAGGCTGAAATAGACAGAGTTATTGGACAGTCCAGGCCACCATCAATGGAAGATCGTGTTAACCTGCCCTATACCGAGGCGGTCATCCATGAGGTCCAGAGAATGGGCAACATAGTTCCTCTCAGTGTGCCACATATGACCAACAGAGATGTCCAGCTGAGAGGCTACACCATCCCAAAG GGGATCACAGTCATTCCCAATTTGACCACAGCCCTATTTGACAAGAATGAATGGGAGACACCCTTCACCTTCAACCCCAGACACTTTCTGAATGAGGAGGGCAAGTTTGTGAAGCAGGCTGCTTTCATCCCTTTCTCTGCAG GAAAGCGGCTGTGTCTTGGTGAGAACCTGGCAAAGATggagctttttctttttttcacctcATTCATGCAACACTTCACCTTCTCCATGCCTGCTGGGGTGAAACCAGTGCTGGACTTCATCTATGGGATCACTCTGGCTCCATGTCATTATGAAATCTGTGCAACCCCTCGCATGTAG